Sequence from the Corallococcus soli genome:
TGTCGCAGGAGCAACGCGAAACAGGGAGCGGCGCCGCGCCAGGACAGGCCTCCCTGGTGGGCGACGTCGTGGACACCCGCCGCTTCCAGCGCGCCGGTTCACTGCTCCGCGAGGTCGTCTTCGAACTGGACGCGGCCGGCCGCCTGGTCATGACCTGCCTCGCGTGGGAGCGGCTGATGGGCGTGCCCGCGGCGGCGTGGAAGGGCCGCTTGCTGGTGGACCTGTTCCACCCGGAGGACCGCGACCAGGCGCGCGCGCTGCTGCGCACAGCCGTGGCCCGCGTGGACTGTCCGGCGCGCCTGGAGCTGCGGCTCGCGGGGGGCGTGCAGCCCCGCTGGGTGGAGGTGTCCGTCACGGGGGATCCGGAGCGCCTGGGCGGGGTGCTGGGCACGCTGGTGGACGTCACCCCGCGCAGGCTCGCGGAGGACGCCGCTGCCACGCGCGAGCGCTACCTGGGCGCCATGGTGGAGGTGCAGCGCCGGCTGCTCGCGCCGGAGTCCACGGGCGACCTGTACAACGCCATCCTGGAGCCGCTGGGCCTGGTGGCGGGGGCCAGCCGGGCCTACGTCTTCGAGTTCCACCGCGACGGCGCCGGCCGGATGCTCCAGTCCCAGCGCGCGGAGTGGGCCGCGCCCGGCGTGTCGCGCGAATTCGAGAGCCTGGGCACGCAGGGGTGGCCGGTGGACGAGGCCTTCCGGCTGAACCAGTGGATGGAGCTGTCGCGCGGCGAAGCGGTGCAGGGGCCCCCGGAGTCCTTCGGTGAGAGCACGGCGCCGGCGCTGAAGGCGCAGGGCATCCGCGCGCTGCTGGTGCTGCCCCTGACGGTGCATGGGGAGCTGTTCGGCTTCATCGGCTTCGACAACTGCGCCGAGTCCCGGATGTGGTCTCCGGTGGAGCTGAAGCTGCTGTCCGGCGCCGCGGGCGCGCTGTCGCTGGCGCTGGAGCAGCACACCGCGGACGCGCTGCGCGTGCGCACGGAGGCCACGCTGCGCCGCACGGAGGCGGGCTTCCACCTGCTCATCGAAGGCTTCCCGGACCCGGTGGTGGTGCACACGACGGACGGCATGCTCCTGTCGGTGAACCCGGCCATGGCCCGCTACCTGGGCTACCAGGATCCGGCGGAGCTGCTGGGCCGGCACCTGCTGGGGCTGGTGCGGCGCGAGGACCAGGAGGTCGCGCGCCTCCACCTGGAGGAGGCGCAGGACGGGGGGCTGGCGGCCCGCTCGCACGAGGTGCCCCTGCTGCGCCGCGACGGGCAGGTGGTGAGCGCGGACCTGGTGACGCTGGGGGTGCTCTTCGACGGGGTGCCCGCGCGCGTCACCGTGGCGCGCGACTTCACCGAGCGCAAGCGCATGCAGGCGCAGCTCATGCTGGGGGACCGGCTGGCGTCCATGGGCATGCTGGCCGCGGGCATCGCGCACGAGCTGAACAACCCGCTGTCCTACGTGCTGTCCAACCTGGAGTTCCTGCACCGCGCGCTGGGCCCCATGCCCCGGCCCCTGGGCGCCGAGGAGCTGATGGAGTACCAGCAGGTGCTGGACGACGCGCGCGAGGGCTCGGAGCGGATGCGCCAGATTGTCCGCCAGCTCAAGGTCTTCTCCCGCGTGGACGACGCGCACGACGAGCCGGTGGACCTGCACCGCGTGCTGGACTCCGTGACGCAGATGGCGGCCAGCGAAATCCGCCCGCGCGCCCGGCTGGTGAAGCAGTACGGCAGCGTGCCGGCGGTGCGCGCCAACGAGGGCAAGCTGTTCCAGGTGTTCCTCAACCTGGTCATCAACGCCGCGCACGCGATTCCGGAGGGCCTCACGGACGAGCATGAGATCCGCCTCATCACCCGCGTGGACGGCGACGGGCGGGTGGTGGTGGACGTGCGCGACACCGGACGCGGCATCGCGCAGGAACACCTGAGCCGCATCTTCGACCCGTTCTTCACCACCAAGGTGCCGGGCCAGGGCACCGGCCTGGGCCTGTCCATCTGCGACACCATCGTGCGCGCGCTGGGCGGCAGCATCAGCGTGGAGTCCGCCCCCGGCCACGGCGCCACCTTCCGCGTGGCCCTGCACTCCGCCGTGCGCGGCACCGGCCCAAGCCCCGCCCGCGTGGCCTGACGCCTCGTCCCGGCGTGGAGGCGGGCCCCCGTGCCGCTGCCGCCCAACGGACTGAAACCGCCGCGCTCCCATGTTCAAGTGTGGTGCGTTGGACGGCCTGTCCTCGCAGGTGCTGTCCCATCCGGTGCGACAGGGCCACCCTGGCCTTCCATCGGGCGGGGAGGGGATGCCCCCGAAGCCCGAAGACGCCGGCCCGGGGCCCGTGCCCCGTGGGCCCTGGAGGATGTCATGCGTAAGCGGACCGCTCGCCTCGCTCCCGTGCTCGGGTTGCTGCTGGGCAGCGTATTGGCGCTGGGGCCGGGCCACCCGGGCCTGCTGCCGGCCGCGCGCGCGGCGACACCGCCTGTGGCGGACGCCTGCGCCGACTCCGCGACCTTCCTGGTGGGGGCGGCGCGCTCCGACATCACGGGCCCCGCGGCGGAGGTGGGGATGATGGGCTACGCGCAGGTGGCGCAGAAGACGGAGGGCATCCACC
This genomic interval carries:
- a CDS encoding ATP-binding protein, which translates into the protein MRGEAAVSQEQRETGSGAAPGQASLVGDVVDTRRFQRAGSLLREVVFELDAAGRLVMTCLAWERLMGVPAAAWKGRLLVDLFHPEDRDQARALLRTAVARVDCPARLELRLAGGVQPRWVEVSVTGDPERLGGVLGTLVDVTPRRLAEDAAATRERYLGAMVEVQRRLLAPESTGDLYNAILEPLGLVAGASRAYVFEFHRDGAGRMLQSQRAEWAAPGVSREFESLGTQGWPVDEAFRLNQWMELSRGEAVQGPPESFGESTAPALKAQGIRALLVLPLTVHGELFGFIGFDNCAESRMWSPVELKLLSGAAGALSLALEQHTADALRVRTEATLRRTEAGFHLLIEGFPDPVVVHTTDGMLLSVNPAMARYLGYQDPAELLGRHLLGLVRREDQEVARLHLEEAQDGGLAARSHEVPLLRRDGQVVSADLVTLGVLFDGVPARVTVARDFTERKRMQAQLMLGDRLASMGMLAAGIAHELNNPLSYVLSNLEFLHRALGPMPRPLGAEELMEYQQVLDDAREGSERMRQIVRQLKVFSRVDDAHDEPVDLHRVLDSVTQMAASEIRPRARLVKQYGSVPAVRANEGKLFQVFLNLVINAAHAIPEGLTDEHEIRLITRVDGDGRVVVDVRDTGRGIAQEHLSRIFDPFFTTKVPGQGTGLGLSICDTIVRALGGSISVESAPGHGATFRVALHSAVRGTGPSPARVA